The window GGTGTTCGGGCACAGCATGGGCGCCTCGGTCGCCTACGAGGTGGCCCGCCGGGTGCCGGTGCGGGCGCTGGTCGTCTCCGGGCAGCCGGCGCCGCGCTGGCACCGCTCGGGCGTCGTCCTGGACATGTCGGACGCGGACGTGCTCGCGGCCATCCGGCGGCTCGGTGGCACCGCGTCCGCGGTCCTGGACGACCCGGACCTGCGGGAGATGGTCGTCGATGTGATGGGCGGCGACCTGCGGCTGCTCCGGACCTACACGCCGACGCCCGCGGAGCCGCCGCTGGAGGTTCCGGTGCGGGCACTGGCCGGCGCCTCCGACCCGGCCGCGCCGCCGGAGCAGGTCGCCGACTGGCGCACGGTGACCACCGGGCCGTTCGACCTCACCACGCTCCCGGGCGGACACTTCTCCCTCGTCGAGCACGCCGCCGCGGTCCGCGCCGAGATCCTGGCCGCGCTGCGGACGGCGTGACGCGGGTCAGTGAGGACCGGCGGTTCGCAGCGCGTCGATGACGCTCTGGAGGTGCCGCCGGATCGCCCGCTCGGCACCGCCGGGGCTGCGGGCACAAATCTCGTCGATGATCGCCAGGTGTTCGGGCAGCGACACCTGCGGCCGTCCGGGACGCAGCGCCAGCCGGAACTGGTGGCGGACGTTCTGCGCCCGCAGCCGCGACAGCACCTCGGCAGCGACCGGCTGGGCGGCGATCTCCCGGATCAGGCCGTGCAGCTGCTCGTTGAGCTGCGAGTACGTCAGCACCTCGCCGGTGGCGACCGCGGTCCGCATCGCGTCGGCGATCGCGCGTAGCTCGGCGATCTGGGCGTCAGTGACCCGCTCGGCGGCCTTCGCCGCGCAGAGCCCTTCGACGACCATCCGTACCTCGGTGATGTCGATCGCCTCGGCGAGGCTGACCGCACGGACCCGGGCGCCCCGGTTCGCGATGCGCTCGACCAGCCCTTCATGCGCGAGCGTCAGCAGCGCGGTGCGGACCGCGCCCCGGCTGGCCCGGTACCGCTCGGACAGCTCCGCCTCGACCAGTCGCTGATCGGGGACGAGGTCGCCGGCGAGGATCGCGGCCCGGATCCCGTCGGCCACCCGGTCGGCGTCGGCGGGCGCGGAGGTGCGGTCGGCGTCCACCGGCGCGAGCGGCACGGGCTCCGATTCAGGCGACGTCACGTGTCGGTCTCCGGCGGTTCGAAATGGGTCCGGCTCATGCTAGGCCGTCTCCCTTGACATCCACGCACGCTGACAAGATTGTTAACAGTATCGTGCACAACCTGTCCCCGGGCGTACTTGCACCGTCGTGACCGTCCGAAGCCGGGAGGTAGTCCGTGTCCGAGTCGCTGTTGGTCGTCAGCGCGCACGCCGGTGACTTCGTCTGGCGCGCCAGCGGTGCGATCGCGCTGACCACCTCCCGGGGCGGGACCGCTACCGTCGTCTGCCTCACCTACGGGGAGCGCGGCGAGTCCGCGCAGGCCTGGCGCGCGGGCCACTCGCTGGAGGAGATCAAGGCGATCCGGCGCGACGAGGCCACCGCGGCGGCGGACGCGCTCGGCGCGCGGGTCGAGTTCCTCGACGCCGGTGACTACCCGCTTCGCCCGGCGGACGCGATCGTCGACCGGCTCGTCCACCTCTACCGCGAGCTGCAGCCGACCGTCGTCCTCACGCACCCGCTGGAGGACCCGTACAACGGCGATCACCCGGTCGCCGCCCGGATGGCGCTGGAAGCGCGGGTGCTGGCCCAGGCGATCGGGTACCCGGCGCCCGGCGACCCGCTCGGGGCCCCGCCGGTGTTCTTCTTCGAGCCGCACCAGCCCGAGCAGTGCGGGTTCGTCCCGCAGGTGCTGCTCGACATCACGCCGGTCTTCGAGACCAAGCAGAAGGCGATGCGCTGCTTACCCGCCCAGCAGCACATGTGGTCGTACTACACCGACCTGGCCACCCGCCGCGGCGTCCAGCTCACGCGCAACGCCGGGCCGAACCTCGGACTGACCAGCGACACCAAGGCCGAGGCGTACATGCGGTACTACCCGCAAGTGACGACGGAGCTCTCGTGAGGACCGTCGTCGTCACCGACGTGCCTCGCCCGGCGGCCGCGAGCGTGGACGCGCTCGCCGGCTTCGGGGTGGCCACCGTGCACGAGGCCCAGGGGCGCACCGGCTACCTGGGGCCGGACCTGGTCGCCCGGGTGCCCGGGGCGCGGATCGCCGGTGCGGTGGTCACGGCGGTTTGCTGGCCGGGTGACAACCTGATGATCCACGCGGCGGTCGAGCAGTGCGGCCCGGGCGACGTCCTGCTCGTCACCACCACCTCGCCGTGCCGGGACGGGCTGTTCGGCGAGCTGCTCGCCACCTCCCTGCGCAGCCGCGGGGTGCGGGGTGCGGTGCTCACCACCGGCGTCCGGGACGTCGCGGCGCTGCGGGCACTCAAAGCACCGCCGTTTCCGGTCTGGTCGGCGGCGGTGAGCGCGCAGGGCACGGTGAAGGCGACCGCCGGTGCGGTCAACGTCCCGGTCGCGGTCGGCGGGGTGCTCGTGCACCCCGGGGACGCGCTGGTCGCGGACGACGACGGCGTCGTCGTGGTGGCCCGAGAGGCGGTCGACGACGTGGTCGAGGCCTCCCGGGCCCGCGAGGCCACCGAGGACGCCACCCGCGCCGCGCTCGCCGCCGGTGAGCTGGGGCTGGACCGGTACCGGCTGCGCCCGCTGCTCGAACGCCTCGGCGTGGAGTACGTGCGACATGAGCGGTGAGGACGGTGTCCGCTGCCTGCTGATGCGCGGCGGGACGTCGAAGGACGGGTACTTCCTCGGGGTTCGGTGTGCAGCCGAAGCCGATGCCGTCGCAGCTCCCGTTGGACTCGGTGTCCGGTAACGGCATGGAGTGAGGTACTGGGCGCGTTCGGTGATGGTTCCTGCGAGAGTCCTGAAGGCGACTTACGGGTTGACTCAGGGTCCGTGCAGGATCGTTTCGGTGCGGGCCGGTCCCGGGCACGGTCAAGGTATGCGATGGATGAAGGCTGCGCTCGTGGTGATCGTCTCGGTGGTCGTGGCGGTCGGCGTCTACGGAGTGACCGGCAACATGGCCGTGCCGTCGGCCATCGTTCTGAGCGGGATCGTCGCCGCCTGCATGGCCGTCGCCCTCGGCGACGACCAGGACCTGGCGACGCCGAACGCGTCGACGCCGGACCGGACAGCGGCGACGCGTACGCACGCAGCGGCGGACGCCTGGCCCAGCGCGAGCGCCCGCCGTCCCGACCCCGACGCCGCGGCCTGGCGCGCGGCCCAGGGCGTCCGCTGAGCGGGCGCCTATGTCCCCGGGGCCAGGACGGCGAAGCCGTGCGGTGGGACGGTGACACCGGCTGACGGCGTCTCGGGCGACGACGTACCGGCCGCGACCTGGTATCCGGGAGCGTCGACGGTCAGCGGGTCGTCGCCGNTCCCGACCCCGACGCCGCGGCCTGGCGCGCGGCCCAGGGCGTCCGCTGAGCGGGCGCCTATGTCCCCGGGGCCAGGACGGCGAAGCCGTGCGGTGGGACGGTGACACCGGCTGACGGCGTCTCGGGCGACGACGTACCGGCCGCGACCTGGTATCCGGGAGCGTCGACGGTCAGCGGGTCGTCGCCGATGTTGAGGGCGACCAGCAGATGGGCGTCGTCGGGCCCGTCGACCCGGTAGGTCAGCGTGGTGTTCGTGATCGTGCCGATCGTCGGGACGCCTCGAACCAGCCACGCGTGCCGCCGACGCAGCCCGAGCAGCTCCTGGTGGAGCCGGTAGACCGGCCACCCGTACGGAGCCAGCTCGTCCGGGAGCGCCGGGAACGCCGGACGGACCGCGTCGTCCCCGCCGGCCCGGTTCTCCTTCCGCCCCCGGAACGCCTGCTCGTCGCCCGCGTAGACGCTCGGGATGCCGGGCATCGTGGCGAGCACCGCGATCGCGTGGCCGAGGTGGCGGTCGTCGCCCACCTGGTCGGCCAGCCGGGTGACGTCGTGGTTGCCGAGGAACGTCTGCGGCGGGAAAACGGCCGCGAACTCGAGATGGCGATCGATCGCCCAGGCCAGCTCGAAGAAGTTCCGGTCGGCCAGCGCGCTCCAGGTGGCCTTCCACAGCTCGTACTGCGTGACCGAGTCCAGACCGCCAGCCGTGACGTAACCGGTGTAGTCCCCGTGGATCATCTCCCCGACGAACCAGGCATCCGGATACTCGCTGCGCACCGGCTCGACGGTCGCTCGCCAGAACTCCGGCGGCACCGCGTACGCCGCGTCCAGGCGCCAGCCCGCGGCTCCGGCGTCCAGCCAGTGCCGCAGCACGCCGCGCACCAGCTCGGCGACGGCCGGCTCCCGGTGGTTCAACGCGACCAGGTGTGCGTGCCCCTCGAACGTCTCGTAACCGAAACCGTCCGGCCCCTCGGCGTCCCAGTCGATCCGGAACCACGAGGCGTAGGGCGAGCGGCGTCCGTGCGCGAGCACGTCCTGGAACGCCGCGTGGTCGCGGCCGACGTGGTTGAACACACCGTCCAGGAGCACGTGGACGCCGCGCTGCCGACAGGCGTCGAACAGCCAGCGCAGATCGTCGGTGGTGCCCAGGCGCGGGTCGACCGCGTAGTAGTCCACGGTGTCGTAGCCGTGCGACGCCGACCGGAACACCGGCCCCAGTGCCAGCCCGTTGCAGCCGAGGTCACGCAGGTAGTCCAGCCACGGCTCGAGCCGACGCAGGCGCGACGGCGGCACGGCCCCGTCCGGCCCGCTCGCCCCGTCCGGCAGCGCGGTCCGCTCGGCGCCGAGGAAGCCGAGCGGGTAGACGTGCCACCAGATCACGTGCTCGGTCCAGGACTCCACCGGTTCCGCTCCCCTCGCCGTCCCTACTCGTCGCCGAACAGTCCATAGCTTCACCGGCACGTCGGACCGGCCCTCCAGCGGGCCCCGCGCTGCGAGGCCTCGGCGCGCCGCGCGGTCGTCTGATCGCTGACCGTAACGGCGCGGGGCGATGTGACCAGAGCTACTGAACAGTACGTATGCGCGCCCTTGCGTTTTCCGTATATTCCACTGTGGTGGATGGCACGGTCGGTGCCGACGCCGCGCGTCCCAGCTCCACGAGCATGCCCCGCTACACGCGTGCCCGCCCTCTGACCGTCGCGACCTCGAAGGGGCAGATTGAGTCGACGACGTCCGTCGCTGCGTGCCCTGCGGAAGCGGGGCGCGGGCGATGGCTGAGCGCACCCTGCTCCGAGCTGTGCTGGAACAGCGCGGCTGGGCGAGCTGGCCGGTGTTCGAGATGCAGTTCTCCGATGCCGCCCGGCGGGTCGCCGAGCGGACGGCTGCGGTCCCGATGAGCATCTCCCAGGCGACGTTCAAGCGCTGGCTGTCCGGTGAGCGTGACCCACGCAGCCTGGCCGGCGTCGTCCTGGAGGAGATGCTCGGCGTCGAGACCGAGCTGCTGTTCCGCCCGGCGCCCAGCCACGACGTCGTCCTGCCGAGGCCGCTCGGCCTGGCGACCAGGGCGGCGGCGCTGGCGCTGGACGCCCGCTGGGGGAACTCGCTGCTCAGCCCGGCGTGCCCGGCGGCCGGCGTGGACGGGTCGTGGCGGATGGAGGGGCTCGGCCTCTTCGACGGCACGTCGGTCGCGGCGCAGGCCTACGAAGCGACCGCGCTGCCGGACGACCTGGTCGGCATCGGGCCCGACGACTACCCGCACCTCCGGACGTTCGTGCGGCCGCTGCGCCGGGCGCTCGTGCTCGCGTCGCTCGGCGCGGGCCACGGCACCGGGCTGTTCGTGCGGGACGCCGCCCACGTGCGGCGCCATCTCGAGGCCGAGCGTCCGGTCGACGTCCTGCCGATCCCGGCCGCGTACCGGCTGGACGATCTCACCTACGGGCTGATCTGGGCGCTCACCAACCTCGACGACGGGCTGTCGGCCGACGACGCCGCGCTGCGGACCGGAGCGGCCGATCTGGACACCCAGCTCGTGCGCCCGCTGTCGGCGATCGCCAGGGCGGCCTTTCCCGGTCTCTCCGCCGTGGGGGCTGCCTGGCTCGGCTCGCGGCACTGTGCCCGGCACACGATTCACCGGCTCCCGGAGATGGTCGACACGCTCGCGCTCTGGAACCGGGACTGCCGTGGCGAGGAGGCCGCGGCCTGGCTGTTCTTCCGCCACCAGCACGACGTCGTCGGCGCCGCGCGCGGTCGGCTGGCGGACTCCCGGGCGTCCGTCGGTAGTGCGTTCTGCGTGCCGGCCGCCGCGGTCAAGGACAGTCCGGTGTTCGAGCGGCTGCTGCTGTTCCTCGCGATCGCCTGGCTGGAGTCGTGCGCCGTGCCGACCTGGGTGTGCGCCGAGCCGGAGTACGCCCAGGTGGACGGGTTCGTGCTGGTGCCGGGCCGGCGGGCGGTCGTCACCAACTGGCTGCGGACGCCGGACGTCTGCCACGTGGACGTCACCGATCGCAAGGCGCAGCTGCGCGAGTACGCGGACGCCGTCGGGCACGCCCGCGCCCATACCGTCGCGGCCGGCGCGACGCCCGCGGCCCGCCTGCGGTCGCTCGCCGACTACCTGGAACTCGACTGGTCCTGGGTGACCCGGCGCTGCCGGGAGCTGAGTGAGTACGGACTCGTCGACATGCTGCGCCCGCGCAGCCGCCTCCTGACGCTGAGCCAGGTCGACTTCGTCCTGGCCTTCCTCGGAAAGCTGGACGCCGATGTTTGACCCCTCTCCGGCGAACCCCGTCTCGGCCCATCCCGTCTCGGCGAGTCCGGTCTCCGTGGGCCCTCTCCCGGCGGGCACCGATCCGGGCCCGCTGCCGAGTGCGCCACCGAGTGCGCCACCGAGCATCCGGCCCCGGCTGCTGCTCGTCGTCGTCACCGCGTTGGTCCTGGCCGCGGCCATCGGCGTCGCGGTCGCGGTCACCACCGCGTTCGTCGGCCCGTCGATCTGGACGGCGGTCGGTGCGGCGGCCGGCTGGCTGGCGGTACTGCTGGGCGCGGTGCTCGCCGTGAACGCCGCGGTCCGCGAGGTCGGCGTGCAACTCACCACCGAGCGCGCGGCCAGAACGAACGCCGAGCGCGCCGCCCACCAGGCACAGTGGCGGGACAACGCGGTCCGGGCGGCGCTGGACGAGCACCAGCGCGCGACGGCGATCGCGGTCGCGCAGGTCAACGCCGCGCTCGCCGCGTCGGTCCAGGAGCTGACCCGGGTCGCCGACGAGATCCGCGGCGGCGACAGCCCGGAACCGCAGCCGCCCGCGCTCTCCGCCGACGGCTGGCCGGCGCCGCTGACCGAGCTGCGGGACGGCGTCCAGCAGCTGATCCGGACGTCGTTCGGGGTGGCGTCGCTGACCGCGTCCCATCAGCCGGTCGGTGTGCTGATCACGCTCGCGCGGCGTCTGCAGCCGCTCATCCACCGGGCGATCAAGGAACTCGACGCGCTGGAGAGCCAGGTCGAGGACCCGGACCTGCTCAACGCGCTGTTCCAGCTCGACCACCTGGTGACCCGCGCTCGGCGCCAAGCCGAGAGCATCGCGGTGCTCGGCGGCGCGACCGCACGGCAGATCCGCAGGCCGGTGCCGGTCTACACGGTGCTCCGTCAGGCGATCGCCGAGATCGAGCACTACGGCCGGGTGAAGGTGCTGCGGCCGGTGCAGGGCACGATCGTCGGGCACGCGGTCACCGAGGTCATCCACCTGATCGCCGAGCTGGTGGAGAACGCGACCGTGTTCTCGCCGCCGGACTCGAAGGTCCAGATCCAGGTCGACCTGGTGCCCGACGGGCTGTCGATCGAGATCGACGACCTCGGCCTGGTGATGTCCGCGGAGCTGCGCCAGCGCATGAACCAGCTGCTCACGGCGCCCGAGCGGCTGGACGTGGGGGAGCAGCTCAAGGACGGCCGGATCGGGCTGATCGTGGTCGCGGCGATCGCTCGTCGCTACGCGATCCGGGTCCGGCTGGAACGCAACGAGCGTGGCGGGAACCGCGCGTTGGTGGTCCTCCCGGCGAAGCTGCTCAGCGAGGAGCCGCTGCGTCGCACGGACTTGGGCCCGTCGGCACTGCCGCCGGCACCCATCGCGGTGGCCGCCGTGGCGGCGGCCACGGAGACCTCGCTCGCCGTGGAGACCCCACTCGCCGTCGAGACCCACGCGCGTCCGCCCAGCACGTCCAATCTCTCCCCGCAGGACCGGCAGCGGCTGGCCGAGCTCAGCCGCGCTGCGATGACCGAGGCGGGACGCGACCGGCCGTCGCCGGCCCGCGGCCCGGCGACGGCGGGCGGTGCGCCGGTCGGCGAGCCTCCCGTCGTCGACCGTCCGGCCGACCCGGCGCGGCCGCCGCTGCCCCGGCGGGACGGTCAGCACATGGCGCCCGAACTCCGGAACTCCGAACTCCGGAATCCCGATTTCCGAGACCCCAGCCGGGCCGACGGTCCCGAGCCGGGCGCGCACAACCCCGGCCTGTTCGCCTCCTACCAGCGCGGACGCGAACGAGCCGACGCACAAGAGCCCCCGGCGCCGCCGCCTCCCACCTGACCGGCGCCGCCTGTTCGTCCAGAGAGAGTTAACCGGCGATGAGCGACATGTATCCGACCCCCGCGACGCCCAACCTGACCTGGGTGCTCGACGAGTTCAAACGCGACACCCCCGACGTCCACACGGTGATCGCCGTCAGCATCGACGGCATCTCCACCTTCTCCAACAGCGGTCTCCCGATCGCGGACAACGAGCGGCTGGCGGCGATCACCTCCGGCTTCCACAGCTTGGCCCTCGGCGTCGGTGCTCACTTCGCCGGCGGCGTGGTGCGGCAGGTGGTGGCGGAACTGGACAACCTCCTGTTCTTCGTCGCCGCGGCCGGACGCAACACGCTGCTGGCGGTGCTGGCCGCACCGCAGGCCGACGCCGGCATCGTCGGGTACGAGATGACGCTGCTCGCGCGCCGGGTGGGGGACTACTTCGCCACCGCCAGCCGCGTGGGCAGCCACCGCATCGATGACTTCGCGGGCTGACCACGGCGCGGGACCGACTGGTCCGGGCGGCGGTCCGTGGCCCGGGAACAGAGCGTGGGTCGACGACGACACGGAGGCGGTGCGTCCGTACGCGGTGACCGGCGGGCGGACCGCGCCGAGTGTCCCGGTCGACTTGATGGCGCTCGTCCGTTCCACCGGCAGGGTGCCGGACCACCACCTGGAGCCCGAGCAGCTGCACGCGGTGCACGCGTGCGCGGCCGAACCGCGCACGGTCGCGGAGATCGCGGCGGCGCTGCGCCGGCCGGTCCAGGTGACGAAGATCCTGATCTCCGACCTCATCGGGCTGGGCGCCGTGCGGATGCGGACCCCCGCCGTCGCGGACGGACCGACCCGCGAACGCCTCTTGGAGAAGCTGCTCGATGGACTCGAGAACCTCTGACCACGCCAGTGACCCCGACCCGTTCCCGTTCGTCCCGCTCAAGATCCTGGTGGCCGGTGGGTTCGGCGTCGGCAAGACGACGCTGGTGCGCGCGGTCA is drawn from Cryptosporangium minutisporangium and contains these coding sequences:
- a CDS encoding thioesterase II family protein, which codes for MLTWFRRPLPRPDATVRLVCFPHAGGSASFYRWLADLDPGVEVLLVQYPGRENRIAEPMPETMGALVDAVVAALPPGPVAVFGHSMGASVAYEVARRVPVRALVVSGQPAPRWHRSGVVLDMSDADVLAAIRRLGGTASAVLDDPDLREMVVDVMGGDLRLLRTYTPTPAEPPLEVPVRALAGASDPAAPPEQVADWRTVTTGPFDLTTLPGGHFSLVEHAAAVRAEILAALRTA
- a CDS encoding GntR family transcriptional regulator translates to MDADRTSAPADADRVADGIRAAILAGDLVPDQRLVEAELSERYRASRGAVRTALLTLAHEGLVERIANRGARVRAVSLAEAIDITEVRMVVEGLCAAKAAERVTDAQIAELRAIADAMRTAVATGEVLTYSQLNEQLHGLIREIAAQPVAAEVLSRLRAQNVRHQFRLALRPGRPQVSLPEHLAIIDEICARSPGGAERAIRRHLQSVIDALRTAGPH
- a CDS encoding PIG-L deacetylase family protein; translated protein: MSESLLVVSAHAGDFVWRASGAIALTTSRGGTATVVCLTYGERGESAQAWRAGHSLEEIKAIRRDEATAAADALGARVEFLDAGDYPLRPADAIVDRLVHLYRELQPTVVLTHPLEDPYNGDHPVAARMALEARVLAQAIGYPAPGDPLGAPPVFFFEPHQPEQCGFVPQVLLDITPVFETKQKAMRCLPAQQHMWSYYTDLATRRGVQLTRNAGPNLGLTSDTKAEAYMRYYPQVTTELS
- a CDS encoding 4-carboxy-4-hydroxy-2-oxoadipate aldolase/oxaloacetate decarboxylase, with the translated sequence MRTVVVTDVPRPAAASVDALAGFGVATVHEAQGRTGYLGPDLVARVPGARIAGAVVTAVCWPGDNLMIHAAVEQCGPGDVLLVTTTSPCRDGLFGELLATSLRSRGVRGAVLTTGVRDVAALRALKAPPFPVWSAAVSAQGTVKATAGAVNVPVAVGGVLVHPGDALVADDDGVVVVAREAVDDVVEASRAREATEDATRAALAAGELGLDRYRLRPLLERLGVEYVRHER
- a CDS encoding alpha-amylase family glycosyl hydrolase — encoded protein: MESWTEHVIWWHVYPLGFLGAERTALPDGASGPDGAVPPSRLRRLEPWLDYLRDLGCNGLALGPVFRSASHGYDTVDYYAVDPRLGTTDDLRWLFDACRQRGVHVLLDGVFNHVGRDHAAFQDVLAHGRRSPYASWFRIDWDAEGPDGFGYETFEGHAHLVALNHREPAVAELVRGVLRHWLDAGAAGWRLDAAYAVPPEFWRATVEPVRSEYPDAWFVGEMIHGDYTGYVTAGGLDSVTQYELWKATWSALADRNFFELAWAIDRHLEFAAVFPPQTFLGNHDVTRLADQVGDDRHLGHAIAVLATMPGIPSVYAGDEQAFRGRKENRAGGDDAVRPAFPALPDELAPYGWPVYRLHQELLGLRRRHAWLVRGVPTIGTITNTTLTYRVDGPDDAHLLVALNIGDDPLTVDAPGYQVAAGTSSPETPSAGVTVPPHGFAVLAPGT
- a CDS encoding sensor histidine kinase; the protein is MGPLPAGTDPGPLPSAPPSAPPSIRPRLLLVVVTALVLAAAIGVAVAVTTAFVGPSIWTAVGAAAGWLAVLLGAVLAVNAAVREVGVQLTTERAARTNAERAAHQAQWRDNAVRAALDEHQRATAIAVAQVNAALAASVQELTRVADEIRGGDSPEPQPPALSADGWPAPLTELRDGVQQLIRTSFGVASLTASHQPVGVLITLARRLQPLIHRAIKELDALESQVEDPDLLNALFQLDHLVTRARRQAESIAVLGGATARQIRRPVPVYTVLRQAIAEIEHYGRVKVLRPVQGTIVGHAVTEVIHLIAELVENATVFSPPDSKVQIQVDLVPDGLSIEIDDLGLVMSAELRQRMNQLLTAPERLDVGEQLKDGRIGLIVVAAIARRYAIRVRLERNERGGNRALVVLPAKLLSEEPLRRTDLGPSALPPAPIAVAAVAAATETSLAVETPLAVETHARPPSTSNLSPQDRQRLAELSRAAMTEAGRDRPSPARGPATAGGAPVGEPPVVDRPADPARPPLPRRDGQHMAPELRNSELRNPDFRDPSRADGPEPGAHNPGLFASYQRGRERADAQEPPAPPPPT
- a CDS encoding roadblock/LC7 domain-containing protein; this encodes MSDMYPTPATPNLTWVLDEFKRDTPDVHTVIAVSIDGISTFSNSGLPIADNERLAAITSGFHSLALGVGAHFAGGVVRQVVAELDNLLFFVAAAGRNTLLAVLAAPQADAGIVGYEMTLLARRVGDYFATASRVGSHRIDDFAG
- a CDS encoding DUF742 domain-containing protein, which translates into the protein MRPYAVTGGRTAPSVPVDLMALVRSTGRVPDHHLEPEQLHAVHACAAEPRTVAEIAAALRRPVQVTKILISDLIGLGAVRMRTPAVADGPTRERLLEKLLDGLENL